A window of Silurus meridionalis isolate SWU-2019-XX chromosome 4, ASM1480568v1, whole genome shotgun sequence contains these coding sequences:
- the LOC124385158 gene encoding pentraxin fusion protein-like, translated as MKMATLVLLLLLPLVSATGRKVFLFPEESNSAYVRIAPKNPLNLQAFTLCMRIATELKGRREIILFAYRTQDHDELNVWREKDGRLSLYLKSSKDGARFDLLPLYEFPTHLCVTWESITGATSFWVNGHRSMVKIYRRGHRVDPNGAVILGQDPDSFLGRFDKRQSFKGEISDVHMWDSVLSTRQIWELNKNSSGAQGGNVIDWNSDQFQTFNNVVVLTNIDG; from the exons ATGAAGATGGCAACACTGGTCCTGTTGCTTCTCCTGCCGTTGGTCTCAGCCACAGGCC GGAAGGTATTTTTGTTTCCCGAGGAGTCCAACTCCGCCTACGTGCGCATCGCTCCGAAGAATCCTCTGAATCTGCAGGCCTTTACTCTCTGCATGCGCATCGCCACCGAGCTGAAGGGCAGGCGAGAAATCATCCTGTTTGCTTATCGCACCCAAGATCACGATGAGCTCAATGTATGGCGGGAGAAAGACGGACGACTCTCTCTTTATCTGAAGAGCAGTAAAGATGGTGCCAGATTTGATCTACTGCCACTGTACGAGTTCCCCACTCACCTGTGCGTCACCTGGGAATCGATCACCGGAGCCACCTCATTTTGGGTGAATGGACATCGCAGCATGGTAAAGATCTACAGACGTGGACATCGTGTTGATCCAAATGGAGCTGTCATTCTTGGGCAGGATCCTGACTCGTTTCTGGGCCGCTTTGACAAGCGTCAGAGCTTCAAGGGTGAAATCTCAGACGTACACATGTGGGATAGTGTTCTTAGCACTAGGCAGATTTGGGAGCTGAATAAAAATTCGAGTGGGGCTCAGGGGGGAAATGTGATCGACTGGAATTCTGACCAGTTCCAAACCTTTAACAACGTAGTTGTGCTGACTAACATAGACGGCTAA